The Leclercia adecarboxylata region CGTAATACTCCTGGAAACAGAAACGGCATTCACTGAACGCAGCGCGCAGCGCCGCGCGAACGGTCACGCGGTGGTTAAGTCATTCGAGGCTTTCCGCAAGTGGGCGACCATTGAAGCCGGTTTCTATGATGAATTTGTCCTCCCCGACAGCACCCGCCGCCGTGAGGCGCGCTCAATATCTTTCGCCAACATGAGCGAAGCCGAATTCCACGAAGTATACAAAGCAGTTTTTAACGTGCTTTGGAATACGATCCTTTTCCGCCGTTTTGCCAGTGAGAAGGAAGCCGAGAACGTTGCCATGCAACTGCTGGAGTACGCAGCGTGAAAAAAATCGATCTCACAAAGCAAGCGCGTGGGCGTGAGTGCACCGTGCGAATCCCTGGCATCTGCTGTTTCGACCCTGAGACCAGCGTTCTGGCGCATTACCGCCTGGCTGGTACGTGCGGCACCGGTTGCAAGCCTGATGACCTGCAGGGAGCAATTGCCTGCAATCGTTGTCATGACGCAATAGATGGACGCACCAAAACCGAATATTCCCGCGACGACCTCAAACTTATGCACGCCGAAGGGGTAATGAGAACGCTGGCAATCTGGCGCAAAAAGGGCTTTATCTGATGGATCAGCAAATACTCGAATACGCACGGATTGAGCTCACCCGCGCGCTGATGGATAACTCCGGAAAAACCAAAGGACAGCTTCAAGCTTTCAGCGAGAACCCGCCAGCGGATAAAGATCGCAACCCGCGAAAGCAGATTCATGTGGTGGAGCTGGATAACGGCAGAGGTGGAGTCTGTTATGTTAAGGCAGAAAATAGCGCGCTGTATGTAATGGAAACCCGCAGTCGCCCCAGACCAATGCCACCGATAACGGATCATGATTTTGCTACGGCACCGTGGCGACGCGCGGTCAACATGCTGCCGGAGCATGAACAAGCTTGGCTGCGTTACTGCTATGGATTTAATCTGGATTTTCAATATCAGACGCAAATATGTGAAGCGATCTGGAATGGCTACCAACGGCATCTGCCGGAAAGCCTGCTGAGGAAAACCAAAAAGCGGATCATTTCGCTGGTCTGGCTGGCTGTGCAGGAAGTTGCCGTAAAGCGTTTAAACGATACTTACAAGCAATACGCTGGCGCGTTACTAGCTTCTCAGCTTGTTGTATCACGTTCTACTTGGCACGAGATATATGCCCCTCACTGGCAATTGTTAAAGAAAGCAGTAGAGACTCTAGATTGTAATGCACTTCATAAAGCTCTGAAGCTCAAGGAGGGTGCAAGACAAACTAGCTTATGAAATCGCCCTCATCTTGAGACTGCATCTTCTAGGCGAAGCGATGTTACACACTGTAAAGCTTTAACTTTGTGTAACATCGTATCCTCCTTTAGAACCATATTTTATTAGACAATTCATTAATTTATGGCAATATTCAATCAAAGAATATTAGGGTTAGGGAATACATATGTCTAAAATAACAGTAAAGGCAGGAGCTGATCACCTTAAGTCACTTGCCTCAGCAAAACCCGTGCCAGCACTTTCTGAAATTATTTGGAATGGATTCGATGCCAAATCTAATAGAGTAAGTGTGTTTATTAAAAAAAATCCTATGTTTGATTTGATTGAATCTATTCTAATCAAAGACGAAGGTGTAGGTATTAATTATAAAAAAGTTGCTGACTATTTTGGTAATTTAGGGGAGTCATGGAAAAAATCAGCGAAAGCAAATGGGGATTGTTCCTTACACGGACAATATGGGCGAGGGCGATTTAAGTCTCTTTCTCTTGGCGAAAAAGTCATTTGGCGAACAACGTATGAGGAAAATGAAAGTTTTTACAGTTACACCATTTCTACGGATGCTAATAAAATCAATGATTTTACAATTAGTGAACCTGTTCTTGTTGAATCAAGTGCTTCTGGCACAGAAGTAGAAATTTTTAATGTCAATGATCACTGCTTTTCACTGCTGAATAATTCAGCATTGATTGATATAACAAATGAGTTTGCTTTATTTTTGACTGAATATCCAAACCGTATTCTTAAAGTTAATGAGCAAGTAATATCTCCTACTGATGCTTGGTTAGATAAATCAGATTATGATCTAGGAGACATACAACTGGAAGATGGGCGATCTGTCAAAGCAGCGCTTTCTATTATTGAATGGAAAGATAAGGTTCAACGAGAACTACATTATTGTGATTCATATGGTTTTTCGGTGCATAAGGAAAAATTAGGTCCAGTTAT contains the following coding sequences:
- a CDS encoding DUF1367 family protein is translated as MIKTSQNTLTPATPEASDLVQRVKIGVWLNCDVKQARNYLVHKRFFALLNMGFEYWTPAGGTITPAEKQYLHSYIRYLISIVGNDVILLETETAFTERSAQRRANGHAVVKSFEAFRKWATIEAGFYDEFVLPDSTRRREARSISFANMSEAEFHEVYKAVFNVLWNTILFRRFASEKEAENVAMQLLEYAA
- a CDS encoding DUF1364 domain-containing protein, whose protein sequence is MKKIDLTKQARGRECTVRIPGICCFDPETSVLAHYRLAGTCGTGCKPDDLQGAIACNRCHDAIDGRTKTEYSRDDLKLMHAEGVMRTLAIWRKKGFI
- a CDS encoding bacteriophage antitermination protein Q → MDQQILEYARIELTRALMDNSGKTKGQLQAFSENPPADKDRNPRKQIHVVELDNGRGGVCYVKAENSALYVMETRSRPRPMPPITDHDFATAPWRRAVNMLPEHEQAWLRYCYGFNLDFQYQTQICEAIWNGYQRHLPESLLRKTKKRIISLVWLAVQEVAVKRLNDTYKQYAGALLASQLVVSRSTWHEIYAPHWQLLKKAVETLDCNALHKALKLKEGARQTSL